AAATCTGGGGATCAGTCAGACCCTCCCCCACCCTTTCGGCGTTACATCCGCGACGGGGGTGTGTGTCCCGAACGGCTCGTCGTTCGTCCGGCGCGTCAGACATCGGTGCTAGTTTTGTCGCTCAGTGGGCGTGGATTCTACACCGATCTTCGTTCACACGCTGCTTTCGGAACCGGATTCAAAACGGGCATCTTTGGCCTTCGATTGGACTGCAGTCTTGCGAATTTACATCCGCGACGGGGGTGTCGGTGTCGGCGCCACAGTGACCGCTACTTGTTGCTTTCCACACGGCAGTTAGAAGCGCGAGGGCGGCTATTTCATCGCTCGCGCCTGAATCGGCGTGTTATGGCGGATACAGTCTCGAACACATGCTATTTACATCCGCGATCGATCTCCATACCTTTATTTCAGTCCAGTTGGAAGACACCCGGTACTGCAATGTCCGCCAACGACGATCGCGACCCACTCTTTCGGTACGACGATCCGGTCTTTGCCGACGAGCGATTGCTCGAAATCACGCATCTGCCCGGTCCGGACCGCATCGTCGGCCGGGACGAACAGATGCAACGGGTAGCGGACGCCCTGAATCCGGCCATCTTCGGGAGCGAGCCCAACCACCTGTTCATCTTCGGCAAGACCGGGACCGGCAAGTCGCTCATTTCGCGCTCGGTGACAAAGCGCGTGATCAGCGAAGCACGCCGGGACGACGTGACGGTAAAGTACGCCTTCATCGACTGTGGCGAACAGAACACCGAAGCCTCGATCATCAAGACGATCGCCCAACTCGTCAACGACTCGAGTGAAAGCGGGATCACGGTTCCCGACCGCGGCCTCGGAACCGGCGACTACTACAAGCGCCTCTGGCAGGCCGTCGACCGCTGTACTGACGTGACGATCGTTATTCTGGATGAGATCGACATGCTCGAGGACGACGAAGTCCTCCGCAAACTCTCGCGTGCGGGCGAGAACCGTCGCATTTCGGACTCGAGTATCGGGATCATCGGCATCTCGAACAAGATCGACTTTCCGGACCATCTCTCCGAGCGCGTCAAGTCGAGTCTTTCGCGGGACGAACTCGTCTTCTCGCCGTACGATGCAAATCAGCTCGTCGAAATCCTCGAGAAGCGCCGCGACGCGTTCCACGACGGCGTGCTCTCCGGTGACGTAATCCCACTCACGGCCGCGCTCGCGGCACAGGAACATGGAGACGCGCGGAAGGCAATCGACATCCTGCGGAACGCGGGTCGGATTGCGAAGAAGCAGAACGCGACGCGCGTGACGGCGGATCACGTCCGCGACGCGAAGGAGAAGACCGAGGCCGACCGGTTCAACGAACTCATCGAGGGCTCCCCACAGCAGGCCAAAGCGATTCTGTACTCGCTGACGCTGCTCACCGAGAACAGCACGGAAAAGGAGTTCCCGACGAAGATCATCTACAACCAGTATAAGGAGGTCGCGAACCGACTCGACTTCGACGTGCTCTCCGAGCGCCGGGTCCAGGAAATCCTCCAGGAGCAGAACTTCCTCAACGTCATTCAGTCCGAACGCGAGGGGCGGGGACGCGGGCGCGGGGCGCACGCGAAACATCGACTCCTCGAGAACCCGTCGATAGTCAAGAAGGTGCTGCTGCGAGATTCGCGACTCGCGCCGCTGGAAGAGGGTGGTCGTGATGCAGGCGAGTCCGAGACGGACGGCGAACGCACGGGGAAGAACGATTCAACTGACGAACACGAGAGAGCGGAGGAGTCGGGGTCCGACGAACAGTCGAGTGTCGGCCACTGGTCGTAACGAGACCATCGTTACGGTAGAGTTGGCTCACGTGGTACTCGTATTATGCTGTACACGCACGTCAGATCTCATTCACCAGATCCAAATTCAGTGGATGTGGTTCACTTATAAACCAGACTCTTCCCGTTTATGGAGTGGTCGTGACAGGATGTTTGAGTACAGCCAGTGGGACTGACTGCTGGGGGGGAACGCAACTGCCCGAGTACACCTGTATCCCTCACCGCAACCGCGTTGATTTTCAGTCTTCGCTCCTCACTCCGGGTATGAACAGTGTCGACGCGGCCGGGCTCGGCATCGGCGACGAGCATCCGCCGCGGATCATGGGTGTGTTGAACGTCAGCGAGGAATCCCCCTACGATCCGAGCGTCTACGACGACCCCGGCGAGGCTGCCCAGTACGTCGACGAGGAACTGATCGGTGAAGGCGCGGACATCGTCGACATCGGCCTCGAGTCCGCGAACAAACGCTTCGACGTACTCTCAGCCGAGGAGGAACTCGAGCGTCTCCACATTGCACTCGAGACCATCGAGAGCGTCTCCGGTGACGCAATCTTTTCGATCGAGACGCGCTACCACGAGGTCGCCGAGGAGGCGCTCTCGCAGGGCTTCGACATGGTCAACGATATCGCGGGCTTTGCCGACCCCGACATGCCGACGGTCTGTGTGGAGTACGACGCTGCCGTCGCGAAGATGGCGAGTCCGCCAGATCTCGAGCGCCCAGGCGCGGTCGAGGAAACTGACTGGGCGGCTCGAAAGTCGCCTGACTGGGCGACACAGGCCGACTACGTCGATCAGGTTTACGAGGCGCTGAAACAGAACGGTCTCACGGACAAGACGATTATCGACCCCGCGTTTGGCGGCTGGAGCGAGGCACAGACGCTCGCGGACGACCAGGAGACGTTCCGCCGCCTTCGGGAGTTTCGCGCTCTCGGCCAGCCGATGCTGGTCTCGATCAACCGGAAGAACTTCCTCGGCTCGATTGCAGACCGCGAGACCGAAGAACGACTCCC
The DNA window shown above is from Natrialba magadii ATCC 43099 and carries:
- the folP gene encoding dihydropteroate synthase, with protein sequence MNSVDAAGLGIGDEHPPRIMGVLNVSEESPYDPSVYDDPGEAAQYVDEELIGEGADIVDIGLESANKRFDVLSAEEELERLHIALETIESVSGDAIFSIETRYHEVAEEALSQGFDMVNDIAGFADPDMPTVCVEYDAAVAKMASPPDLERPGAVEETDWAARKSPDWATQADYVDQVYEALKQNGLTDKTIIDPAFGGWSEAQTLADDQETFRRLREFRALGQPMLVSINRKNFLGSIADRETEERLPVSLAATSMAVERGAHVIRTHDVAETRDAALIGSAFSERASVSTGSVTVSRLDTHTSRTFERQLRERGVDPELVGTVQPQVLEFTGLSSSQFDELTAAVETVRGEVTATGCQDDSGSGNSPDGDGVGNGSGGNISVQRTVDEETILLGSTDSISAVSARLAASDGEIEPIGDELDNLLQ
- a CDS encoding Cdc6/Cdc18 family protein, whose translation is MSANDDRDPLFRYDDPVFADERLLEITHLPGPDRIVGRDEQMQRVADALNPAIFGSEPNHLFIFGKTGTGKSLISRSVTKRVISEARRDDVTVKYAFIDCGEQNTEASIIKTIAQLVNDSSESGITVPDRGLGTGDYYKRLWQAVDRCTDVTIVILDEIDMLEDDEVLRKLSRAGENRRISDSSIGIIGISNKIDFPDHLSERVKSSLSRDELVFSPYDANQLVEILEKRRDAFHDGVLSGDVIPLTAALAAQEHGDARKAIDILRNAGRIAKKQNATRVTADHVRDAKEKTEADRFNELIEGSPQQAKAILYSLTLLTENSTEKEFPTKIIYNQYKEVANRLDFDVLSERRVQEILQEQNFLNVIQSEREGRGRGRGAHAKHRLLENPSIVKKVLLRDSRLAPLEEGGRDAGESETDGERTGKNDSTDEHERAEESGSDEQSSVGHWS